In Pomacea canaliculata isolate SZHN2017 linkage group LG12, ASM307304v1, whole genome shotgun sequence, a single genomic region encodes these proteins:
- the LOC112577446 gene encoding activating signal cointegrator 1 complex subunit 2 homolog, which produces MPRAKTRAKSPRAKAKPRPKQEPQTRAQDAKEPRQTKTRRQDQEPKSQEQEPKSQRAKSKPRDQRLKEPRAEVSQCKAKQAKQEKQSTSHRKPNQDQTRSQSNEPRSKSQDQTTAK; this is translated from the exons AtgccaagagccaagacaagagccaagagccccagAGCCAAAGCCAAGCCAAGACCAAAGCAAGAGCCACAGACAAGAGCCCAAGATGCCAAGGAGCCAAGACAGACAAAGACCAGacgccaagaccaagagcccaagagccaagagcaagagccaaaaagccaaagagccaagagcaagccCAGAGACCAGAGActcaaagagccaagagccgaAGTGAGCCAATGCAAAGCCAAGCAAGCCAAGCAAGAAAAGCAGAGCACAAGCCACAGGAAGCCAAACCAAGACCAaa CAAGAAGCCAAAGCAATGAGCCAAgaagcaagagccaagaccaaaccacagccaag
- the LOC112577447 gene encoding serine/arginine-rich splicing factor 4-like produces MPRPRANQDPRAKSKAKSQEPKAKTRSKAKTKSKAKNQSPQSQDQTKKPRPRAKSQEQPEPDQEPRQEPRPRPRARPRNQSHRAKEPEARAKQEAKPNPSQEPRPRPKAKSKTKARAKARPRPRPRAKPAKTSKKQSQDHTKTKTKAKIKSPKPRQRTKTRAKSKTKKNQDKKPNQRPEPNAKPKTKSKAKTKSRPRSKTKAKSQDQEAKPKKSQANSHKPKPNEKPRQAKTKQRQDSKQPIASKSQSQDKTKTRAKQSKD; encoded by the exons AtgccaagaccaagagcaaaCCAAgacccaagagccaagagcaaagccaagagccaagagccaaaggcCAAGACCAGAAGcaaagccaagaccaagagcaaagccaagaACCAAAGCCCACAGAGCCAAGACCAAACCAAgaagccaagaccaagagccaagagccaagagcaaccAGAGccagaccaagagccaagacaagagccaagaccaaggcCAAGAGCCAGACCAAGAA ACCAAAGCCACAGAGCCAAAGAGCCAGAAGCAAGAGCCAAACAAGAAGCCAAGCCAAacccaagccaagagccaagaccaagaccaAAAGCCAAAAGCAAGACCAAAGCCAGAGCCAAAGCAAGACCAAgaccaagaccaagagcaaagCCAGCCAAGACAAGCAAGAAGCAAAGCCAAGACCATACCAAGACCAAGACCAAAGCCAAGATCAAGAGCCCAAAGCCAAGACAAAGAACCAAgaccagagccaagagcaagaccaaAAAGAACCAAGACAAGAAGCCAAACCAACGACCAGAGCCAAATGCCAAACCCAAAAccaagagcaaagccaagaCCAAATCAAGACCAAGATCCAAgaccaaagccaagagccaagaccaagaagCCAAACCAAA AAAGAGTCAAGCCAATAGCCACAAGCCAAAACCAAACGAAAAGCCAAGACAAGCCAAGACCAAACAGAGACAAGATTCCAAGCAGCCAATAGCaagcaagagccaaagccaagacaAGACCAAGACCAGAGCCAAACAAAGCAAAGACTAA
- the LOC112577449 gene encoding serine/arginine-rich splicing factor 4-like, translating to EPRARAKSQEPRAKSKSRARPRDKSKSQEQEQEQDQEQEQEPRAKSQSKSRARPRPSTRAQEQSQEPRAKSKSPRARAREQERKSKSKRAKSQEQRAKQSKTRAKSKSKSQEPRASKSQDKSKSRAKSKSQSKTKSQRSKSKSKSKRQEHKSKEQEQGTKTKNQDKVSDMPKPEPKPSLYTKTTPQTKSQIQTKEPNNQIANQSLEPRSQGQDSKPSPRAKVQEARAKKPKQPKKQSKAKSKANLALISQWSQEPRARQEPRAKNQIQRPRAKTKSKSKAKPRQEPKQAKSARAKEKSQDKSQEPRANKSQTSRAKSQEPRAREQSQDPNPTSRRAKSKKLRAKTKSKRQSKTSLKPRASKAKPRQDKKAKKPRAKSKTKPREIQEHKSKKATDKTKPRERPKPDHRAKSQEAEQEPRAKEQEPRAKLKSQEQSKSRRPKSQRAKSQEPKAMTRSQEQDQRLKSEQDARARRQEQNKTRPEPSHKQARAKEGPRSQEPRPRPESKVKSKSQEPKQAKQTKAKSQSQATAKETQEARPRPEPREDQSQEQDKTKSQKAKTKSKSKSKSKSQEQSRHDQSKGKSKSKSKQAKQEPRAKSKSPRAKTSQD from the exons agcagagcaagaCCAAGagacaagagcaagagccaagagcaagagcaagagcaagaccaagagcaagagcaagagccaagagccaagagccagagcaagagcagagcaagaccaagacca agcacaAGAGCgcaagagcagagccaagagccaagagccaagagcaagagc ccaagagcaagagccagagagcAAGAgcgcaagagcaagagcaagagagccaagagccaagagcagagagccaagcag AGCAAgaccagagccaagagcaagagcaagagccaagagccaagagcgagcaagagccaagacaagagcaagagcagagccaagagcaag AGCCAgagcaagaccaagagccagaggtccaagagcaagagcaagagcaagagacaAGAGcacaagagcaaagagcaagagcaaggA ACCAAGACCAAGAACCAAGACAAAGTATCCGACATGCCCAAACCAGAGCCAAAGCCAAGCCTATATACCAAGACCACGCCACAGACCAAGAGCCAAATCCAAACCAAAGAGCCCAACAACCAAATAGCCAACCAGAGCCtagagccaaggagccaaggccAAGACTCAAAGccaagcccaagagccaaagTCCAAGAAGCGAGAGCCAAGAAGCCCAAGCAGccaaaaaagcaaagcaaagccAAAAGCAAAGCCAACTTAGCCTTAATAAGCCAAtggagccaagagccaagagccagacaagagccaagagccaagaaccAAATCcaaagaccaagagccaagaccaagagcaagagcaaagcCAAACCAAGACAAGAGCCAAAGCAAGCCAAGAGCGCAAGAGCCAAAGAGAAAAgccaagacaagagccaagagccaagagccaataAGAGCCAAACCAgtagagccaagagccaagagccaagagccagagagcAGAGCCAAGATCCAAATCCAACATccagaagagccaagagcaagaagctaagagccaagaccaagagcaagaggCAAAGCAAGACAAGCCTAAAGCCAAGAGCAAGCAAAGCCAAaccaagacaagacaagaaagcCAAGA agccaagagccaagagcaagacaaAGCCAAGAGAGATCCAAGAGCACAAGAGCAAGAAAGCCACAGACAAGACAAAGCCAAGAGAAAGACCAAAGCCAGACcacagagccaagagccaagaagcagagcaagagccaagagccaaggagcaagagccaagagcaaagctcaagagccaagagcagagcaagagcCGAAGACCAAaaagccaaagagccaagagccaagagccaaaagcaatgacaaga agccaagagcaagaccaaAGACTAAAGTCAGAGCAAGATGCAAGAGCCAGAAGGCAAGAGCAGAACAAGACAAGGCCAGAGCCAAGCCATAAGCAAGCAAGAGCCAAAGAAGGACcaaggagccaagagccaagaccaagaccaGAGAGCAAAgtcaagagcaagagccaagagccaaagcaagCCAAGCAaaccaaagccaagagccaaagccaagccACAGCCAAAGAAACCCAAGAAGCCAGGCCAAGACCAGAGCCAAGAGAAGatcagagccaagagcaagacaagaccaagagccaaaaagccaagaccaagagcaagagcaagagcaagagcaagagccaagagcagagcagACACGACCAGAGCAAaggcaagagcaagagcaagagcaagcaAGCCaaa caagaaccaagagccaagagcaagagcccaagagccaagacaagccaagac